From Candidatus Rokuibacteriota bacterium, the proteins below share one genomic window:
- a CDS encoding transglutaminase domain-containing protein encodes MTSDEQAFYASQSTMSDPGESASLLDALPRDPPGVVGVVSGLILHPVFIKRRRVTHPHEGARDPESRAARELLRRVIERDDRPLFAARPYERRIIGTCRDYALLAASILRHHHVPCRLRVGFATYFVRGFHEDHWVCEYRDGQTWRLLDAELDAEALREYPIDFTPWDVPRDRFLTAGTAWQGVRRGTIGGDTCGVSFIGIAGTWFVAASVVRDLATLNKQELLPWDYWGLMRAFGPGRSVPDPVAERLDRLAALIAVDEWREIRAMYEADDLRVPGKVLSFPDGRPVEVEV; translated from the coding sequence ATGACCTCCGACGAGCAAGCGTTCTACGCTTCCCAGAGCACGATGTCGGACCCGGGCGAGTCCGCCAGTCTGCTCGACGCGCTGCCACGCGACCCGCCCGGCGTTGTCGGCGTCGTCTCAGGACTCATCCTGCACCCGGTCTTCATCAAGCGCCGGCGCGTAACCCACCCCCACGAGGGCGCTCGCGATCCCGAGAGCCGCGCCGCCCGCGAGCTGCTCCGCCGGGTCATCGAGCGCGACGATCGGCCGCTCTTCGCCGCCCGGCCATACGAGCGGCGGATCATCGGTACGTGCCGCGATTACGCCCTGCTCGCCGCGAGCATCCTCAGGCATCACCACGTGCCGTGCCGCCTCCGCGTGGGCTTCGCTACCTACTTCGTCCGCGGCTTCCACGAGGACCACTGGGTCTGCGAGTACCGGGACGGACAGACCTGGAGACTCCTGGACGCCGAGCTGGATGCGGAGGCGCTGAGGGAGTACCCGATCGACTTCACGCCGTGGGACGTGCCGCGCGATCGGTTCCTCACGGCCGGCACAGCCTGGCAGGGCGTCCGGCGGGGCACGATCGGTGGCGACACGTGCGGTGTGTCGTTCATCGGCATCGCAGGCACCTGGTTTGTCGCCGCCAGTGTTGTCCGCGATCTCGCCACCCTCAACAAGCAGGAGCTGCTGCCGTGGGATTACTGGGGGCTCATGCGCGCGTTCGGGCCCGGCCGGAGCGTGCCCGACCCGGTGGCGGAGCGTCTGGACCGCCTCGCCGCGCTGATCGCCGTCGATGAGTGGCGGGAGATCCGCGCGATGTACGAGGCGGACGACCTTCGGGTGCCGGGGAAGGTGCTGAGTTTCCCGGACGGTCGGCCGGTGGAGGTTGAGGTCTAG
- a CDS encoding dCTP deaminase: MGVKSDAWIRKMAQEHKIIDPFVDAQVQQGVISYGLSSYGYDIRVADEFKIFTNINSTIVDPKKFDPKSFVDHKGDVCLIPPNSFALARTVEYFRIPRNIITICIGKSSYARCGIIVNVTPFEPEWEGFATLEISNTTPLPAKIYANEGIAQVMFFEPDEVCQVSYADKRGKYQRQTGITLPRI; the protein is encoded by the coding sequence ATGGGCGTCAAGTCGGATGCGTGGATTCGCAAGATGGCCCAGGAGCACAAGATCATCGACCCCTTCGTGGACGCCCAGGTTCAGCAAGGGGTCATCTCCTACGGGCTCTCCTCCTACGGCTACGACATCCGGGTCGCCGACGAGTTCAAGATCTTCACCAACATCAACAGCACCATCGTGGACCCCAAGAAGTTCGACCCGAAGTCCTTCGTCGATCACAAAGGCGACGTCTGCCTGATCCCGCCCAACTCTTTCGCGCTGGCCCGAACCGTCGAATACTTTCGTATCCCACGGAACATCATCACGATTTGCATCGGAAAAAGCAGTTACGCCCGTTGCGGGATCATCGTCAACGTGACGCCGTTCGAGCCCGAGTGGGAAGGCTTCGCGACCCTGGAGATCAGCAACACCACGCCGCTCCCGGCCAAGATCTACGCCAACGAAGGCATCGCCCAGGTGATGTTCTTCGAACCTGACGAGGTCTGCCAGGTCTCCTACGCAGACAAGCGCGGCAAGTACCAGCGGCAAACGGGCATCACGCTGCCCCGGATCTAG